The sequence CGCTATGCCCTAAAGAAATTACCACATTATGTTTTGTTATATATTCAATGACATCAAAAAATCCATCTAATTCTGGAGCCATAGTAATTAATTTTATTTTGTCACATATTAAATCCTTTAAATATTCAAATTTAGGATTGTATATATAATTTTCATTTTGTGCTCCTTTTTTCTTCTTGTTAATAAAAGGACCTTCCAAATGAATACCTTTAATAGATAAAATGGGTTCAAAATTAGAAATGACTTCTTTTAATTTTTCAATAGAAGCAGAAACAGTAGTTGGATAAAATCTAGTAACTCCATGAGTAAAATTTAATTCTGCCCATTTTTTTAAATCAGTTTTAGTTGAATTCATAAAATCTATACCCATGTATCCATGGGTATGTGTATCAATAAATCCAGGCATTAAAATATTATCATATTGATAATTATCTTTTTGATTACTATCCTTTATATTATTATCTTTTATTATAACTTGTTTAATAATATTATTTTCTAAAATCACATCTCCCAGATATTCTCCATCAATGGGATCTACAATTAATACATTTTCTATAATCATATTACACCTCATATCAAGTTATAATAAAATAATACCAGAAAAAAATAAAAATTCCATCCATTGGATGGAATTAATTTAATAAAAAAATTAAGTCATCGATACTATTAATTTCATCAGGAATAATATATAATGAATAATCATATTCTGGAATAATATCTTCATTTTCAAAAAGTATAGGTTTTTCCATACTATTTTTTAAATCATTTTCAAAATAATAATTTGAAATATATTCTGATAATATATAAAATGTATTATTGTCAAATGCTACATAATCATCTATAAATAACCTATTTATTCTTCGAGATATTATTTTAAAAATTTTGTTATCATACTCTTTTTTTAATTTAATAACTGCAAAATTAAACTCCTTATTATTTTCAAAAAATTCTTTTGTCTTTTTAATCAAAAAATCTTTATTAAATAATATTCCATTTGTTATATTGGCTTTTTCAATAATTGCATTATGCAAATTTAATTCTTTTTTGATAATAATGTTTTCATATATGATACCGATAAAATCAGTATAGACTTTTGCTAATGAAATAATTTCATCAGAAAAAATATCATTTGTATAATTATCTAATGTTAAAAAGCCAACAACCTCATTATTAATATTAATAGGAATAGATAAGATGGATTTTATTTTAAGTAAATTACCACCTTTAACTAATTTTTCAAATAAATCGTACCTTTCAATTTCTGGTTTAATTTTTAAAATAGTAATACCATAAAATCTATCTTTGTGAATATCATTTTTTCTATATTTAATACCTTTTAGTAAGTTATAATCATGTCCTTTTACTGCAATGTATCTAAAATATCCATCCTCATCCTTTAAGATAATACTTCCAGTAGATAAGTTCTTATTAGAATTTATTATATATTCTAATATATATGTAAAAATAGTATTCATTTCAAAAAAATCATCATATTCCTTAGACAATAATTTAAAAATTTTTGAAAAAATTATAGTATTTTTTTCGTTAATTTTATCCACATCCCTAAATATAATTTATATATTTTATTATACCAAATATCAATCTATTTTTCAATAAAATATAAAAATAACAAAAAAATTAACAGAAAATTAAAATCAAGATTCATAAAATAAAAACTCCCGTAGGAGTTTTATTCTAATTCTTCTAAAGAATTTTCTAATGTATGCCAAGCAAGGGTAAAACATTTAACTCTAATTGGAAATTTAGATATTTCAGAATAAATACCAACATTCCCTACTAAATTTTCGTCAAATGCTTCTCCTTGAGCCATTTTTTCTACTTCTTCTAAAATTTTCTTTGCGTCATCTAAAGATTTTTCAGTTATTGCTTCACATAATAATGCAGCAGATGATTGACTAACAATACATCCATGCCCACTAAACTTAGCATCTTTAATAATATTATCCTCAACTTTTAAATAAAGAGTGATTTCATCTCCACATGAAAGATTCTTTCCATCTTCTTTTATGGTTGCATCTTCTATTTCACCTTGAAATTGTGGATTTCTTGCATAATCTAAAATAATGTCAGAATATAAGTCTTCTATACTCATTTAAACCACTCCTTAATAAATTTTAATCCTTCTATAAACACATCTACCTCTTCTTCTGTATTATAGAAATAAAAACTAGCTCTACAAACAGATTTTGTACCTAATTGTTGTAATAATGGTTGGGCACATAAATGACCACTTCTTACAGCAACTCCAAACTTATCGCTTAGAATTTGAGCAACATCATGTGGATGTACATTATCAAAATTAAAGGTAATTATAGAAGATGAGTCTTCTGGATTATATAATGTAATAAAATCCAATTCTTTTATCTTATCCATAGCATATTTAGTTAATTTTTTTGAATGATCTTTTATATTTTCAAATCCAATTTCATTAATATAATCAATAGCAGCTTTTAGTCCAACAGCTCCACCAACATTTGGTGTTCCAGCTTGAAATTTTTCAGGTAATTCAGCAAAATCTGTATCATCAAGTCTAACCCAGTTTATCATTTCACCACCATAATGGAATGGAGGTAGTTTTTTTAATAATTTTTTCTTCCCATAAAAAATACCAATTCCCATAGGACCTAACATCTTATGTCCTGAAAAGGAAAGAAAATCAACATCTAATTCGTTTACGTCAAATCCAAAATGCGGAACATATTGAGCCCCGTCAATATGAACTAAAATATCTCTTTCATGTGCAAAATTTATTATCTCTTTAATTGGAATTATTTGACCAGTTACATTAGACATCCCAGTAATACTTATTAATTTTGTATTTTCTGTGATATGGGATAAAAATTCTTCTAATTTAAATATCCCATCTTGCGGATTATAATAATTTACATTATAATTAAATGTTTTTGCTAATTGTTGCCAAGGTACAAAATTGGAATGATGTTCTATGGTTGTTATTAAAACATCCTTATTTTCTAACCAACCACTTTTTCCAATTGAATAAGCTAGTAAATTAATAGATTCTGTAGTACCTCTTGTGAAAATTATCTCTTGTGTTTTAGCATTTATGAAATTAGCAACAGTTTTTCTTGCATTTTCATACATTTCAGTTGCTTCATTAGAAAGCAAATGTGCCCCTCTGTGCACATTTGCATTATGATAATCATAAAATTCTTTAATTGCATTTGTTACTTTAACAGGAGTTAAAGTAGTTGCTGCATTATCAAAATATATAATTTTTTTCCCATTTATCTCCCTATTAAGAATCGGAAAATTCTCTATCAAATCTTTTTTCGATAACATTTTTTAATTCCCCCGCATATTTAGAGTTATATTCTTCAACAAAGGAAATAGCTGGTTCAAAAATACCAAATGCAATTTCTCTTTTTGCTTGGTTTTTACTATAACCTCTTGTCATCATATAGTATAACATATCTTCATCAATACTTCCAACACTAGCAGCATGTCCTGCAGTAACGTCATTTTCATCAACGTATAATGAAGGATAAGCCATAACTCTTGCTTTATCTGATAGTACTAAATTAAAGTCTTGTTCACCAGCATCAGCCTCTTTAGCACCTTTTTTAATATCAATATTTCCTCTAAAAATTACTCTTGATGAATCCATTAAAACACCATGTCCTAAAATATGACCAAATGTTTTTGGCGCATAATATCTAATTAAATAAAACATATCTAAAACTTCTTCGTCTTGTGAGAGATAATATGGATATATATTAACCTTCCCCTCATCTGAAGCCATTCTTGTAATTATATGTGGTGCGGAAACTTTTCCTCCAATATTAATATCATACACTGTCAATACAGCATTTTTACCAACATCAAAGAAAATATTATCTGTAGATATATCATTATTATATAAATTTATATTTATCAATGTCAATTCTGAATTTTCTTTTAATTTTGCTCTTAGTGAAGATATATTCGAACTATTTCCATTAGAGTTAACAAATCTTATTAATACAGCTTTACTATTTTCTGCTAAATTTATTACACCTAAATTATATAATGGATTTTTTTCATCGATTACAGATTCAACAAAATATGTATTATTTTCATTTTCTTGTGTTTTTAAATAAAAACCAGAATTAAAAAATACATCTGTCATTAATAAGAACTTCCTATTTGAACCATCAAAATCCATCTCTTTTAAAATTTCTATGCCTTCTTCATCTATTTCATTTAGTCCTTTTAAGTTTTCTGATATTATAGAATTAGCATTTAAAAAATAGTCTAAAGGATCAAATCCATTTAATTTAGCTCTTTTCCATTTTGGGAAACCCATTTTGCTGTATTCTTCATATCTATTCATTCTAAAGTCTATTAATTTATTATTAGTATATAAA comes from Marinitoga litoralis and encodes:
- a CDS encoding SufD family Fe-S cluster assembly protein encodes the protein MYEKALILRHDDFFATEWKVPEIESEKDYGLNELNKSNDLYTNNKLIDFRMNRYEEYSKMGFPKWKRAKLNGFDPLDYFLNANSIISENLKGLNEIDEEGIEILKEMDFDGSNRKFLLMTDVFFNSGFYLKTQENENNTYFVESVIDEKNPLYNLGVINLAENSKAVLIRFVNSNGNSSNISSLRAKLKENSELTLININLYNNDISTDNIFFDVGKNAVLTVYDINIGGKVSAPHIITRMASDEGKVNIYPYYLSQDEEVLDMFYLIRYYAPKTFGHILGHGVLMDSSRVIFRGNIDIKKGAKEADAGEQDFNLVLSDKARVMAYPSLYVDENDVTAGHAASVGSIDEDMLYYMMTRGYSKNQAKREIAFGIFEPAISFVEEYNSKYAGELKNVIEKRFDREFSDS
- the sufU gene encoding Fe-S cluster assembly sulfur transfer protein SufU, whose translation is MSIEDLYSDIILDYARNPQFQGEIEDATIKEDGKNLSCGDEITLYLKVEDNIIKDAKFSGHGCIVSQSSAALLCEAITEKSLDDAKKILEEVEKMAQGEAFDENLVGNVGIYSEISKFPIRVKCFTLAWHTLENSLEELE
- a CDS encoding GAF domain-containing protein, whose amino-acid sequence is MDKINEKNTIIFSKIFKLLSKEYDDFFEMNTIFTYILEYIINSNKNLSTGSIILKDEDGYFRYIAVKGHDYNLLKGIKYRKNDIHKDRFYGITILKIKPEIERYDLFEKLVKGGNLLKIKSILSIPININNEVVGFLTLDNYTNDIFSDEIISLAKVYTDFIGIIYENIIIKKELNLHNAIIEKANITNGILFNKDFLIKKTKEFFENNKEFNFAVIKLKKEYDNKIFKIISRRINRLFIDDYVAFDNNTFYILSEYISNYYFENDLKNSMEKPILFENEDIIPEYDYSLYIIPDEINSIDDLIFLLN
- a CDS encoding aminotransferase class V-fold PLP-dependent enzyme, with the translated sequence MLSKKDLIENFPILNREINGKKIIYFDNAATTLTPVKVTNAIKEFYDYHNANVHRGAHLLSNEATEMYENARKTVANFINAKTQEIIFTRGTTESINLLAYSIGKSGWLENKDVLITTIEHHSNFVPWQQLAKTFNYNVNYYNPQDGIFKLEEFLSHITENTKLISITGMSNVTGQIIPIKEIINFAHERDILVHIDGAQYVPHFGFDVNELDVDFLSFSGHKMLGPMGIGIFYGKKKLLKKLPPFHYGGEMINWVRLDDTDFAELPEKFQAGTPNVGGAVGLKAAIDYINEIGFENIKDHSKKLTKYAMDKIKELDFITLYNPEDSSSIITFNFDNVHPHDVAQILSDKFGVAVRSGHLCAQPLLQQLGTKSVCRASFYFYNTEEEVDVFIEGLKFIKEWFK
- a CDS encoding amidohydrolase family protein is translated as MIIENVLIVDPIDGEYLGDVILENNIIKQVIIKDNNIKDSNQKDNYQYDNILMPGFIDTHTHGYMGIDFMNSTKTDLKKWAELNFTHGVTRFYPTTVSASIEKLKEVISNFEPILSIKGIHLEGPFINKKKKGAQNENYIYNPKFEYLKDLICDKIKLITMAPELDGFFDVIEYITKHNVVISLGHSDGNYDDYIMAVNGKIKRVLSKDT